A region from the bacterium genome encodes:
- a CDS encoding glycosyltransferase family 2 protein has protein sequence MKVILFLSIGILCYVYIGYPLLLLIISKIKPKLYKKDESLLPSVSLIIPAYNEEKVIKKKIKNSLELDYQGKLDIIIASDGSEDKTVEIAEKFNKIKVKKFNQRRGKMATLNETVKDVESEIIVLTDANAMFEKDAIKKLVRDFKDESVGCVCGVKSVKKDGKIGKYEGLYWKLEKFLKEKESKIGSCVADGSIYAVRRKLYPFPKEDRIIMDDLAVSLAVINNGYRSVLEKEAVAYETASVNIFDEFRRKVRIMEGAITSIIDYGIKKTALQIVSHKILRWAGGVFMIAALISNIFTYGTFYSILLLLQMCFYSFAVIGFIFEIKSGRGVLQYAPRHSEQSEESKIKEVFRLPFYFCLTNSAQIVGVIKYIIGDKKPIWTKIERAKLEEKLKDCHSDNERSEGEESMGL, from the coding sequence ATGAAAGTTATTTTATTCTTATCTATTGGAATACTGTGTTATGTGTATATAGGCTATCCATTATTATTACTTATTATTTCTAAGATAAAGCCAAAATTGTATAAAAAGGATGAGTCATTGTTACCCTCTGTATCACTTATTATTCCTGCCTATAATGAGGAAAAAGTGATAAAAAAAAAGATTAAAAATAGCTTGGAGCTTGATTATCAAGGTAAACTTGATATAATTATTGCTTCCGATGGGTCTGAAGATAAAACAGTAGAGATTGCAGAAAAATTTAATAAAATTAAAGTTAAAAAATTCAACCAAAGAAGAGGAAAGATGGCTACATTAAATGAAACAGTAAAGGATGTGGAGAGTGAAATTATTGTACTTACTGATGCTAATGCTATGTTTGAGAAAGATGCTATAAAGAAACTGGTGCGCGACTTCAAAGATGAAAGTGTAGGTTGTGTATGTGGGGTTAAAAGTGTAAAAAAAGATGGTAAAATAGGAAAATATGAGGGACTCTACTGGAAACTGGAAAAGTTTTTGAAAGAGAAAGAGAGTAAAATTGGGTCATGTGTTGCAGATGGCTCGATATATGCAGTAAGAAGAAAACTTTACCCATTCCCGAAAGAGGATAGGATTATAATGGATGATTTAGCAGTCTCATTAGCAGTTATAAATAATGGATACAGGAGTGTACTTGAAAAAGAAGCAGTTGCATATGAGACAGCATCAGTAAATATTTTTGATGAGTTCAGAAGAAAAGTACGGATAATGGAAGGTGCTATTACATCTATAATTGATTACGGAATAAAAAAAACTGCGCTACAAATTGTGTCGCATAAGATACTACGATGGGCTGGAGGAGTATTTATGATTGCAGCACTTATTTCAAATATATTTACTTATGGGACTTTTTATAGTATATTATTATTACTGCAAATGTGTTTTTATAGCTTTGCAGTTATTGGGTTTATATTTGAAATAAAAAGTGGTAGGGGCGTATTGCAATACGCCCCCCGTCATTCTGAGCAAAGCGAAGAATCTAAGATAAAAGAAGTATTTAGATTGCCATTTTACTTTTGTTTGACAAATAGTGCACAGATAGTAGGAGTTATTAAATACATAATAGGCGATAAAAAGCCGATATGGACGAAGATAGAAAGGGCAAAGTTAGAGGAGAAATTAAAAGATTGTCATTCTGATAATGAGCGTAGCGAAGGGGAAGAATCTATGGGATTATGA
- a CDS encoding geranylgeranylglycerol-phosphate geranylgeranyltransferase yields MKKFVPLLQIIRPVNGIIGMIAVFIGALLTHKEMVYTKIILACISCFLIISAGNAINDYVDAEIDSKNRPERPIPKGRITKTQAIIISIILFGIGIGVSIKISSAEFIIATLATMLLLIYNFEFKKRGITGNLIVAYLGGLPFIYGGVAVKACLPTLVPFAFAFMLHLGREILKDIEDAEGDRMAKSESFPIKYGTEAAIRLVILVLAILILSTPVPFIAHLYGIFYLIAVLVCMDLGLGFIIYKLLKNAAFVPKASVLLKFNMLIGLGVLYLGYYS; encoded by the coding sequence ATGAAAAAATTTGTTCCATTATTACAGATAATTAGACCAGTTAATGGAATAATTGGGATGATAGCTGTCTTTATTGGAGCACTATTAACACATAAAGAAATGGTTTACACAAAGATAATACTTGCATGCATAAGTTGCTTTTTAATAATAAGCGCAGGTAATGCTATAAATGACTATGTTGACGCTGAAATAGACAGCAAAAATAGACCTGAAAGACCAATACCAAAAGGTAGAATTACAAAAACGCAGGCTATTATCATATCCATAATACTATTTGGAATTGGAATTGGAGTCAGCATTAAGATATCATCAGCCGAATTTATTATTGCTACTCTTGCAACAATGTTACTTTTGATTTATAACTTTGAATTTAAAAAAAGGGGAATAACGGGTAACCTTATTGTAGCATATCTTGGTGGGCTACCGTTTATATACGGTGGAGTGGCTGTGAAAGCGTGTCTCCCAACACTTGTACCATTTGCGTTTGCATTTATGTTGCATTTGGGACGAGAAATACTAAAAGATATAGAAGATGCAGAAGGGGACAGGATGGCTAAAAGTGAATCGTTCCCTATTAAGTATGGTACTGAAGCTGCTATTAGATTGGTAATTTTAGTATTAGCTATACTTATTCTATCTACACCAGTGCCTTTCATAGCCCATCTGTATGGAATATTTTATCTTATTGCTGTATTAGTTTGTATGGATTTGGGGCTCGGTTTTATTATTTATAAACTATTAAAAAATGCAGCATTTGTACCCAAAGCTTCAGTATTACTCAAGTTTAATATGCTTATAGGATTAGGTGTTTTATACTTAGGTTATTATTCATGA
- a CDS encoding T9SS type A sorting domain-containing protein, with protein sequence MQDARLEVYPNPVYKKAVVKVLSPVNERASLSIYDVSGRKLSELWAGNIMSTKIISLDISKFNQGIYFIALNLGSYTTANKIVILR encoded by the coding sequence ATGCAAGATGCAAGATTAGAAGTCTATCCCAATCCTGTATACAAAAAGGCAGTAGTAAAGGTTTTATCTCCAGTAAATGAAAGGGCAAGTTTATCCATATATGATGTTTCTGGCAGAAAGTTAAGTGAGCTATGGGCAGGAAATATTATGAGTACTAAAATTATATCATTGGATATAAGCAAGTTTAATCAGGGCATTTATTTCATAGCACTTAATCTGGGCTCGTATACTACTGCAAATAAGATTGTAATTTTGAGATAA
- a CDS encoding undecaprenyl-phosphate glucose phosphotransferase, with product MRKKSDIILFLAPIILDAISIFIAFILAYLIRFYSRLIPITKGIPAIGPYLSMAVFAMVVWIAILYLSKVYDTKKVRSVVDETYEVIKGIIIGTVIVLAPIFFYREFLFSRVTILLACIISGVLIMSGKGIIRVVKMALYRKGIAVHNACIVGGGNRAKEVIERFKKNPITGYRLVGKITEREDGNDLPILGNLFQIREIIEKNKIDTLILTFPLSEHKKAAKILLRCNGLPVDLKFVPDPYELLTSKIEYYDLDGFTMLGIKEFALTYWNALTKRIFDVVVTSILLIILAPLTLVISIIIKLSSKGPLFYRQKRIGKDEKVFEILKFRSMEMNAEETTGPVFATANDARTTNIGRVIRRWGIDEIPQLINVIKGQMSLVGPRPERPEFVEKFSEEISRYLERHRVRPGITGWAQVNGLRGNSSIKERVEYDLYYIENWSLGFDIKILLTTLSAIIRGENAY from the coding sequence ATGAGAAAGAAGAGTGATATCATATTATTTTTGGCACCTATTATTTTAGATGCTATTTCCATTTTTATAGCTTTTATCTTAGCCTACTTAATAAGGTTTTATTCAAGGCTAATTCCAATTACCAAAGGAATACCTGCAATCGGACCTTATTTATCAATGGCTGTGTTTGCTATGGTGGTATGGATTGCTATATTATATCTGTCAAAAGTTTATGACACAAAAAAGGTGAGGTCAGTAGTGGACGAAACTTACGAAGTTATTAAGGGAATAATTATAGGAACAGTTATTGTGCTTGCACCCATTTTCTTTTATAGAGAGTTCTTGTTCTCAAGAGTTACTATTTTACTTGCTTGTATCATTAGTGGCGTATTAATCATGAGTGGAAAGGGAATTATTAGGGTTGTAAAGATGGCTTTGTACCGTAAAGGGATAGCAGTGCATAATGCATGTATAGTTGGGGGAGGGAATAGAGCAAAGGAGGTAATTGAAAGATTTAAGAAAAATCCAATCACTGGATATAGACTTGTAGGCAAGATTACAGAAAGAGAAGATGGAAATGACCTACCTATACTTGGTAATCTTTTTCAAATACGAGAAATAATAGAAAAGAATAAAATAGATACACTAATACTTACTTTCCCTTTGTCTGAACATAAGAAAGCAGCTAAAATACTTCTTAGATGCAATGGATTACCAGTTGACCTGAAGTTTGTACCAGACCCTTACGAACTGCTGACATCAAAGATTGAGTATTACGACTTGGATGGATTTACTATGCTCGGAATTAAGGAGTTTGCATTAACATACTGGAATGCATTAACAAAGAGAATTTTTGATGTTGTCGTTACAAGTATACTCCTCATTATATTAGCACCTCTTACACTTGTGATTTCAATAATTATAAAACTGTCTTCAAAAGGACCTTTATTTTATCGGCAGAAAAGAATTGGAAAAGATGAGAAAGTGTTTGAGATACTTAAGTTTAGAAGTATGGAGATGAATGCGGAAGAAACTACAGGACCTGTATTCGCTACCGCTAACGATGCGAGGACTACAAATATTGGTAGAGTGATTAGAAGATGGGGAATAGATGAGATTCCACAGCTTATCAATGTGATTAAAGGACAGATGAGCCTCGTCGGCCCTAGACCTGAAAGACCGGAGTTTGTCGAAAAATTTAGTGAAGAGATATCAAGGTATCTTGAACGCCATAGAGTTAGACCAGGAATTACGGGATGGGCACAAGTCAATGGACTACGTGGAAATAGTTCAATTAAGGAAAGGGTGGAATATGACTTATATTATATAGAAAATTGGTCACTCGGGTTTGATATAAAAATACTGTTGACAACACTCAGTGCCATCATTAGAGGTGAAAACGCATATTAG
- a CDS encoding NAD-dependent epimerase/dehydratase family protein, producing the protein MSNILVTGGAGFIGSNLVHELIKQGEKVVVIDDLSQGKLENLHKKAKFYKLKVEDTGIFQIVKQEKIDYIFHLAAQIDVRKSFSNPILDAKSNIIGTINILQAAKEAGVRKFIFASSGGVIYGDTNKQATEEVETKPSSPYGISKLVGEKYLELYGKEYGIKYTIIRYANVYGQRQNPDGEAGVVAIFTKQMLNNKQCTIYGFGKMIRDYVYVKDAVDATILAMNKGENEIFNIGTGRPTSVNELFSIMKEITKYSITPLYKPKRRGELDRSILDCRKAEKLLKWKPRVTLEEGIRQTINWFKNYKNI; encoded by the coding sequence ATGTCTAATATACTTGTTACAGGCGGTGCCGGATTTATTGGGTCAAATCTGGTACACGAACTTATAAAACAGGGTGAGAAAGTAGTAGTAATAGATGACTTATCTCAAGGAAAACTTGAAAACTTACACAAGAAGGCTAAATTTTATAAGCTAAAAGTTGAAGACACAGGTATTTTTCAGATTGTTAAACAGGAAAAAATAGATTATATATTCCACCTCGCCGCCCAAATAGATGTTAGGAAATCCTTCTCTAATCCTATACTTGATGCTAAGTCAAATATTATCGGGACAATAAATATACTACAAGCCGCCAAGGAGGCAGGAGTTAGGAAGTTCATATTCGCATCTTCAGGAGGTGTTATTTACGGAGATACCAACAAGCAAGCAACGGAGGAAGTAGAAACAAAACCATCCTCACCTTATGGAATATCTAAACTTGTAGGCGAAAAGTATTTAGAGTTATACGGCAAAGAATACGGCATTAAGTATACAATTATCAGGTATGCAAATGTATATGGACAGAGACAGAATCCGGATGGTGAGGCAGGAGTTGTAGCTATATTTACAAAACAAATGCTTAATAACAAGCAATGTACCATTTATGGGTTTGGAAAAATGATTAGAGATTATGTATATGTGAAAGATGCAGTTGATGCTACTATACTTGCTATGAATAAAGGAGAGAATGAAATATTTAATATAGGGACAGGTAGACCTACTTCAGTTAATGAACTATTCTCAATTATGAAAGAGATTACTAAATATTCAATTACACCTTTGTATAAGCCAAAGAGAAGAGGAGAGCTGGATAGAAGCATTTTAGATTGTAGGAAAGCAGAAAAGTTGCTCAAATGGAAACCAAGGGTAACATTAGAAGAAGGCATTAGACAAACCATAAACTGGTTCAAGAACTATAAAAATATTTAA
- a CDS encoding Gfo/Idh/MocA family oxidoreductase: protein MPKVGVIGAGYWGPNLIRNFCEMGCLEVICDKDKKRLNKMGREYSTIKTTVNVDEAISNADAIVVATEAGSHYKIAKKALVANKDVFVEKPLTLSIQEGEELIKLAKERALILMVGHILLYHPAVKKLKEYVRDSTFGDIYYIYSQRVNLGQIRKDEDALWSFGPHDVSVILYLMDEMPDKITATGEAYLQKGVKDVVFITLYFTNKVIAHIHLSWLDPHKIRKITVVGAKKMAVFDDMETIEKLRVYDKGVDYKPSFKSYAKTLTIRTGDILIPKIEMNEPLRLECQHFIECVIKRSKPLSDGENGIKVTKILQAAQRSLYKEGIPIQIR, encoded by the coding sequence ATGCCTAAAGTAGGTGTTATTGGGGCAGGTTATTGGGGACCCAATCTTATCAGAAACTTTTGTGAAATGGGATGTCTCGAAGTGATATGTGATAAGGATAAGAAAAGACTGAATAAAATGGGTAGAGAGTATTCAACTATCAAGACTACTGTAAATGTTGATGAAGCAATTTCAAATGCAGATGCTATAGTTGTTGCTACAGAAGCGGGCTCACATTACAAAATTGCAAAAAAAGCATTAGTTGCTAATAAAGATGTATTTGTGGAGAAACCACTTACACTATCTATACAGGAAGGTGAAGAACTTATAAAATTGGCTAAAGAGAGGGCACTTATACTTATGGTAGGACATATTTTACTTTATCATCCAGCAGTTAAAAAGCTAAAAGAATATGTGAGAGATAGCACTTTTGGTGACATATATTACATCTATTCACAACGCGTCAACTTGGGCCAAATAAGGAAGGATGAGGATGCACTGTGGAGCTTCGGACCACACGATGTGTCAGTTATACTATATTTGATGGATGAAATGCCAGATAAGATTACAGCTACCGGAGAGGCATATTTGCAAAAAGGAGTTAAGGATGTCGTATTTATCACCCTATATTTTACTAATAAAGTAATAGCACACATACATTTATCTTGGTTAGACCCACATAAAATAAGAAAAATTACTGTCGTCGGTGCTAAGAAGATGGCTGTATTTGATGATATGGAAACAATAGAAAAATTACGAGTCTATGATAAAGGAGTTGATTACAAACCTTCTTTTAAATCGTACGCCAAAACTTTAACTATTAGGACAGGTGATATACTAATACCAAAGATTGAAATGAATGAGCCGTTAAGATTAGAGTGCCAGCACTTCATAGAATGCGTGATAAAAAGAAGTAAACCACTGTCAGATGGAGAAAATGGAATCAAGGTGACAAAGATATTACAAGCAGCTCAAAGATCGCTTTACAAGGAAGGAATACCTATACAAATCAGGTAA
- a CDS encoding radical SAM protein, with the protein MNILMLNPPFKGRFSREQRSPAITKSGTLYYPMWLAYATGVLEKDGFNVKLVDAPAGGIDVDNVIKIIQEFKPELIVIDTSTPSIYNDIKIAEKLKESQLQTTNSQPLTVLVGPHVSATPEETLKLSDKIDIVCRGEYDYTIRDIAEELQNAKCKMQNAFDKIQGISFRNGKEIIHNPDRPFIENLDEIPFVSQVYKRQLDYTKYFYAHSQYPIVTIVGGRGCPHRCIYCVYPQTFSGRKLRFRSVKNIVDELEFISKEFKEVREIMFEDDTLTVNRKRCKEVCKAIIERKLNIRWSCNSRADVDFETLKVMKEAGCRLMCVGFETGEQKILDNMKKGIRLEIMRQFMNDAKRIGILIHGCFMVGNPGETKETMEKTMKFAKELNPDTAQFFPIMVYPGTEIYEWVKKEGYLITDDYSRWLTNDGLHNCVVDFPELKSKELVEFCDRARREFYIRLSYIVRKAVQVVKSPKEGKRVVKAAKTFAKYLISFK; encoded by the coding sequence AGGTTTTCTCGTGAACAGAGGTCGCCAGCTATTACTAAGTCGGGTACCCTGTATTATCCAATGTGGCTGGCGTATGCTACAGGAGTGCTGGAAAAGGATGGATTTAATGTTAAACTTGTGGATGCACCTGCAGGCGGAATTGATGTGGATAATGTAATAAAGATTATACAAGAGTTTAAGCCAGAGCTTATAGTGATTGATACTTCTACCCCCAGTATTTATAATGACATCAAGATAGCAGAAAAACTTAAAGAAAGTCAACTCCAAACTACCAACTCCCAACCCTTAACTGTTTTAGTTGGTCCACATGTATCAGCTACTCCAGAAGAAACATTGAAGTTAAGTGATAAAATTGATATTGTATGTAGAGGTGAATACGACTACACAATTAGAGATATAGCTGAAGAATTGCAAAATGCAAAATGCAAAATGCAAAATGCTTTTGATAAGATTCAAGGAATAAGTTTTAGAAATGGAAAAGAAATAATTCATAATCCTGATAGACCGTTCATTGAAAACTTGGATGAAATTCCATTTGTATCACAGGTCTATAAAAGGCAGCTTGATTATACAAAATACTTCTACGCACACTCACAGTACCCAATTGTGACAATTGTAGGGGGAAGGGGATGCCCGCATAGGTGTATTTATTGCGTGTACCCACAGACTTTTAGTGGGAGGAAATTGAGATTTAGAAGTGTTAAAAATATAGTTGATGAGTTGGAATTTATTAGTAAAGAATTCAAGGAAGTTAGAGAGATTATGTTTGAAGACGATACATTGACTGTGAATCGGAAGAGGTGTAAAGAGGTTTGTAAAGCCATAATTGAACGCAAACTTAATATTAGATGGTCGTGTAATTCGAGGGCAGATGTAGATTTTGAGACACTTAAAGTTATGAAAGAAGCTGGATGTAGGCTGATGTGCGTCGGATTTGAGACAGGGGAACAGAAAATACTTGATAATATGAAAAAAGGGATAAGGCTCGAGATAATGAGACAATTTATGAATGACGCGAAAAGGATTGGAATACTTATTCATGGATGCTTTATGGTTGGTAATCCGGGTGAAACAAAAGAGACTATGGAAAAGACGATGAAGTTTGCTAAAGAGTTGAATCCAGATACGGCACAGTTTTTCCCAATAATGGTATACCCGGGAACAGAAATATACGAATGGGTAAAAAAGGAAGGTTATCTTATAACTGATGATTATAGTAGATGGCTTACAAATGACGGACTGCATAACTGCGTAGTGGATTTTCCGGAACTTAAGAGTAAAGAACTGGTTGAATTCTGTGATAGAGCAAGAAGAGAGTTTTACATTAGACTATCTTATATTGTAAGAAAGGCGGTGCAGGTGGTTAAAAGTCCTAAAGAAGGAAAAAGGGTAGTTAAAGCAGCGAAAACTTTTGCTAAATACCTAATATCTTTTAAATGA
- a CDS encoding capsule assembly Wzi family protein, which translates to MIITLYIFLTATNLQLYKFEDELDSRHINWVYAKIERISVRTGNLSCYSLPLSKGEIETILNEFKQKDENDTGMRPFDMQMIETLEKEIECRKVNNKNILLGADLGGKGWGAPSGEREFFSCLSPWVQVEVGNIFYGYNKTTIFNEQRKLKDPIPYYDPDIQPDFILHNWEQAPVVGEKEVLEVKADRAYGVFNLSSIRVEIGKDKVRWGPGCRGTLFISGFSSPIDFVYNIKTKIGSISLYAFNAGIQDSLELKRMSAQRVEICLHKKMIIGISEGVLHTKEDIFKYFNPLGLYYITERRGRSGDDNLMATVDISIVPKRGTKIYFEFLNDDYVIWSKEVQPSLYGILGGLYFAMPKSDLRIEATYVNRWTYAHRSGITHWTYGGIPLGFWAGSDVIDLYLEYIRWLSAIHGVSISYENLAHGEGKLEIPWEWEKEEFPNARGMKSPTECPDRRNILGVKAFLNGSKLSISGGIWGSIIKNYWNSDKSVTQVRAKLAINVFI; encoded by the coding sequence ATGATTATAACTTTATATATTTTTTTAACAGCTACAAATTTGCAACTATACAAGTTTGAGGATGAATTAGATTCAAGACATATAAATTGGGTATATGCAAAGATTGAACGAATAAGTGTAAGAACTGGAAATTTGTCGTGTTATAGCTTGCCACTGTCAAAAGGAGAGATAGAAACTATACTGAATGAGTTTAAACAAAAAGATGAGAATGATACGGGCATGCGCCCGTTTGATATGCAGATGATTGAGACTTTGGAAAAAGAGATTGAGTGCAGAAAAGTGAATAATAAAAATATTCTATTGGGTGCAGATTTAGGTGGAAAAGGGTGGGGCGCCCCTAGCGGGGAAAGAGAATTTTTCTCTTGCCTCAGCCCATGGGTGCAGGTAGAGGTTGGTAATATCTTTTATGGATATAATAAGACTACGATATTTAATGAACAAAGAAAATTAAAGGACCCTATTCCATACTATGACCCAGATATACAACCAGATTTTATCCTGCATAACTGGGAACAGGCACCAGTTGTTGGAGAAAAAGAGGTGCTTGAAGTCAAAGCAGATAGGGCTTATGGAGTGTTTAATCTATCATCTATTAGGGTTGAAATTGGCAAGGATAAAGTTAGGTGGGGACCAGGATGTAGGGGAACACTATTTATTTCAGGGTTCTCATCACCTATAGATTTCGTGTACAACATAAAGACAAAAATTGGTAGTATTAGCTTATATGCGTTTAATGCTGGAATTCAAGACTCACTTGAATTAAAACGAATGTCGGCACAAAGGGTGGAGATTTGCTTGCACAAGAAAATGATAATCGGAATATCAGAAGGAGTATTGCACACGAAGGAGGACATATTTAAATACTTTAACCCACTTGGTCTTTATTACATTACTGAACGAAGAGGAAGGAGTGGAGACGATAATTTGATGGCGACTGTGGATATTAGTATAGTCCCAAAAAGGGGGACTAAAATTTACTTCGAATTCCTTAACGATGACTATGTAATTTGGTCAAAAGAAGTGCAGCCCAGCCTTTACGGTATACTTGGAGGATTATACTTTGCAATGCCAAAGAGTGATTTGAGAATTGAAGCTACTTATGTAAATAGATGGACATATGCACATAGGTCAGGTATAACACATTGGACATATGGAGGTATTCCGCTCGGATTTTGGGCAGGCTCAGATGTTATTGATTTATATTTAGAGTATATAAGATGGCTATCTGCTATTCATGGAGTTTCCATAAGTTATGAAAATTTAGCTCACGGTGAAGGAAAATTAGAGATACCGTGGGAATGGGAAAAAGAAGAGTTCCCGAATGCGAGAGGGATGAAGTCACCTACAGAATGTCCTGATAGAAGGAACATATTAGGAGTTAAAGCATTCTTAAATGGCTCAAAATTATCTATATCTGGTGGAATATGGGGAAGTATAATTAAAAATTATTGGAATTCAGACAAATCAGTTACGCAGGTGAGAGCTAAACTGGCAATAAATGTTTTTATCTAA